One stretch of Manis pentadactyla isolate mManPen7 chromosome 10, mManPen7.hap1, whole genome shotgun sequence DNA includes these proteins:
- the DUSP6 gene encoding dual specificity protein phosphatase 6 isoform X2, translating to MIDTLRPVPVASEMAISKTVAWLNEQLELGNERLLLMDCRPQELYESSHIESAINVAIPGIMLRRLQKGNLPVRALFTRSEDRDRFTRRCGTDTVVLYDESSSDWNENTGGESVLGLLLKKLKDEGCRAFYLEDEARGKNCGVLVHCLAGISRSVTVTVAYLMQKLNLSMNDAYDIVKMKKSNISPNFNFMGQLLDFERTLGLSSPCDNRVPAQQLYFTTPSNQNVYQVDSLQST from the exons ATGATAGATACGCTCAGACCTGTGCCCGTCGCGTCGGAAATGGCGATCAGCAAGACGGTGGCGTGGCTCAACGAGCAGCTGGAGCTGGGCAACGAGCGGCTGCTGCTGATGGACTGCCGGCCGCAGGAGCTGTACGAGTCGTCGCACATCGAGTCAGCCATCAACGTGGCCATCCCGGGCATCATGCTGCGGCGCCTGCAGAAGGGCAACCTGCCCGTGCGCGCGCTCTTCACGCGCAGCGAGGACCGGGACCGCTTTACCCGGCGCTGCGGCACCGACACAGTGGTGCTCTACGACGAAAGTAGCAGCGACTGGAACGAGAACACCGGCGGCGAGTCCGTGCTTGGGCTGCTACTCAAGAAGCTCAAGGACGAGGGATGCCGGGCGTTCTACCTGGAAG ATGAAGCCCGGGGCAAAAACTGTGGCGTCCTGGTACACTGTTTGGCTGGCATCAGCCGCTCAGTCACTGTGACTGTGGCTTATCTCATGCAGAAGCTCAATCTGTCAATGAACGATGCTTATGACATTGTCAAGATGAAGAAATCCAACATCTCCCCAAACTTCAACTTCATGGGCCAGCTGCTGGACTTCGAGAGGACACTGGGACTCAGCAGCCCCTGTGACAACCGGGTCCCAGCGCAGCAGCTCTATTTCACCACCCCCTCCAACCAGAATGTATACCAAGTGGACTCCCTGCAATCCACATGA
- the DUSP6 gene encoding dual specificity protein phosphatase 6 isoform X1 — MIDTLRPVPVASEMAISKTVAWLNEQLELGNERLLLMDCRPQELYESSHIESAINVAIPGIMLRRLQKGNLPVRALFTRSEDRDRFTRRCGTDTVVLYDESSSDWNENTGGESVLGLLLKKLKDEGCRAFYLEGGFSKFQAEFALHCETNLDGSCGSSSPPLPVLGLGGLRISSDSSSDIESDLDRDPNSATDSDGSPLSNSQPSFPVEILPFLYLGCAKDSTNLDVLEEFGIKYILNVTPNLPNLFENAGEFKYKQIPISDHWSQNLSQFFPEAISFIDEARGKNCGVLVHCLAGISRSVTVTVAYLMQKLNLSMNDAYDIVKMKKSNISPNFNFMGQLLDFERTLGLSSPCDNRVPAQQLYFTTPSNQNVYQVDSLQST; from the exons ATGATAGATACGCTCAGACCTGTGCCCGTCGCGTCGGAAATGGCGATCAGCAAGACGGTGGCGTGGCTCAACGAGCAGCTGGAGCTGGGCAACGAGCGGCTGCTGCTGATGGACTGCCGGCCGCAGGAGCTGTACGAGTCGTCGCACATCGAGTCAGCCATCAACGTGGCCATCCCGGGCATCATGCTGCGGCGCCTGCAGAAGGGCAACCTGCCCGTGCGCGCGCTCTTCACGCGCAGCGAGGACCGGGACCGCTTTACCCGGCGCTGCGGCACCGACACAGTGGTGCTCTACGACGAAAGTAGCAGCGACTGGAACGAGAACACCGGCGGCGAGTCCGTGCTTGGGCTGCTACTCAAGAAGCTCAAGGACGAGGGATGCCGGGCGTTCTACCTGGAAG GTGGTTTCAGTAAGTTCCAAGCAGAGTTCGCCCTGCACTGCGAGACCAATCTAGACGGCTCGTGCGGCAGCAGCTCGCCACCGTTGCCAGTGCTGGGGCTCGGGGGCCTGCGCATCAGCTCCGACTCCTCCTCGGACATTGAGTCTGATCTTGACCGAGACCCCAATAGTGCAACGGACTCGGATGGCAGCCCGCTGTCCAACAGCCAGCCTTCTTTCCCCGTGGAGATCTTGCCCTTCCTCTACCTGGGCTGTGCCAAGGACTCCACCAACCTGGACGTGTTGGAGGAGTTCGGCATCAAGTACATCTTGAACGTCACCCCCAATTTGCCGAATCTCTTTGAGAACGCAGGAGAGTTTAAATACAAGCAGATTCCCATTTCGGATCACTGGAGCCAAAACCTGTCCCAGTTTTTCCCTGAGGCCATTTCTTTCATAG ATGAAGCCCGGGGCAAAAACTGTGGCGTCCTGGTACACTGTTTGGCTGGCATCAGCCGCTCAGTCACTGTGACTGTGGCTTATCTCATGCAGAAGCTCAATCTGTCAATGAACGATGCTTATGACATTGTCAAGATGAAGAAATCCAACATCTCCCCAAACTTCAACTTCATGGGCCAGCTGCTGGACTTCGAGAGGACACTGGGACTCAGCAGCCCCTGTGACAACCGGGTCCCAGCGCAGCAGCTCTATTTCACCACCCCCTCCAACCAGAATGTATACCAAGTGGACTCCCTGCAATCCACATGA